AACAGAAACTTGGACATAAAACTGTTGATTTGGTTAGTTTCTGGCAACACATGCTAGGCTCTGCTTACTTTTACAGTAATGTTACTTTAAAAATGTTGAAACAATGTGCTTAATAGAGAAAGTAGACAACTTGACAAatgacaaaaaataaataataccATTCCAAATTACTACACAAAACTAGCCAGGCCAAATTTCAGTAGCTGGTCTAATACCACATTTGGGTGAGTAGTTCTCGTTGAACTGCAGGGAGATCAGTCAATGATAGTACTATATTTCTAATTCTGGTTAGAGTACTGTTTGGGTATGTGGGAAAGGTGTACTGTTCCCAGGGAGACAATTCTGGAAAATCCGACAATGATATGGGTGATGATTTCTACAGTTCCACCAAAGGATAGATAGAATGGCATGACTTAGGTCTGCCTAAAACAATAAGGACTGCTTTCAACTTTGGCCGTGTTagaaatccaaaaaaaaaaatgctggaAGAATTGGGAGTTTGGGACAATGTCGATTCTGGATAAGATTGCCATCTTAGGTCTGTGTATGCAATTATCTTCTGAGTTTTACTTGCTTCGCAGACCACCATGTAGTGTGATCACTTTGTGCTCAAGCTCCAACAAACCCTGCCAAATTATTGGGGGTGTTACCTAACAATTTGGCAGGATCAGTTGGGGACAAACAAAACATGCACGATATGTTACAAACATAATAATAATTTGGCTCAGGAATGACAACTCTAATGCCACAGATAATATGATTAACACCATGCTTTGGAGAAACTCTATTACTCACTAGACAACTGCCTAGTGCCTACTGCCCATGCACGTTGTCTCCTTGTGATAGACTCATAAATCCTAACATTTGAATGCGTGAGAAGATTTACTTGGGTTTTGTAACGCGATGTGGATTCAAACTAAAACAGAAGTATCTCTATTCTCCAAAGCCATAGGCATGTAATATATACAAGAGAACAGTTTACTGAAAGAGATGGTGAGGAAGCAACCCTTACCGCAAACCTCAGCAGCAGGCAAGACTTTCCAACGCCTGAGTCCCCGATGAGCAGCAGCTTGAAGAGGTAGTCACTGCACGCAATCACGCAAGCATCTCATCAGATAGTTTCGTGCATCTCGCGACAAGGTACTAATACATGCTACTAATCCAATCAGCGCATCAACGCGTGGAGACGACACAACTACACATCTAAACAGGAAAAAAAGACCACAACTTCCAAAACTACTCCGTAGGATCATCGCGATCGTGCCATCCCACGTATGAGGTACAAATCTGTTCGCCAACGACGAAGAGAAAGTAACCCATCCGAGGATCGGCTCTCTCCAGCAAAGATGGGGACAGACAACCGCCCCGTACAACTAGATCCACGACCGTACAAAGCAAGAGCAGCGAGCTCGCAGATCCACGACCGGGCCACGAATCGGCGGCCATCTGCACGGCCGAAACGACGAGATCGGCCGCCTCCCAAACCCAGCACCACACCTCCATCCACGGCAGATACCAGAAAACCAACCGGGTAGGTAAGACAgacaagagggggagaaggtCCGTACTATTCGGGattcatggcggcggcggcgggggagtcCTCCTggtcggcgggcggcggcaggcgatTTCCTGGGAGACGAAGGGCGAcgaccgaggaggaggaaggtgaGAATTTGGGGAGAAGTTGTGGGGGAAGCGAAGGAACACGGGAGGAAAAGAAAGCGATTAAAAAAGGTTAGGCCTCCGGCTCCGGGGTTGTCGAGTGGGGCACGTCTCGTGGAGTCCAGGCCACCTTCCATCCAGCAATGCCACGACCGCCCTGGCCCGGCGGTGGTTGCTTGCTTCGCGAGTTCGGAGTCTCCGCTACGCGGGGACCACATGGGCGTCGGCTGGGCTGACTTCCTCTCCCTCGGTAAGGTTCGAAAGGCCCCTCTCCTTGCCGGGCCTGTGAAATGAAGACCTCCCACAAATATGTGGGCTGTAACTCGTTACCCAACTGTGGGCCGCGGTCGCCCAGCCCAATCCACAGCAGAGCGCTCTCACGGCGAAAGGTAGGGGATCTGGACCGTCGAACCTACCCCGATCTGACCGTCCACGCTCGTGCCACCCTTGCTTTGCTTCCTCTCTGGTTCATATCACCAGGCGGACGCCGGCCGGCAGTTGGAAAACCCTAGCAAAACCCCTGCTCCCAATCCCTATTCGCGCGAGGCCGACGACCCGTCTAAACCCCTAGACAGaaccggcgagcggcggcggcggcggaagcgaggatgaggaagaaggtggACGAGCGGATACGCACGCTGATCGAGAACGGcgtgcggcagcggcagcgctcCATGTTCATCATCGTCGGCGACAAGTCGCGCGACCAGATCGTCAACCTCAACTACATGCTCTCCAAGTCCCGCGTCAAGTCGCGCCCATCAGTCCTCTGGTGCTACCGCAACAAGCTCGAGATCAGCAGGTACCCTACCACCATCTCAATGGCGTTGCCGCTGCTGTTGGATTGCATTGTAGAATTGGAGATGACCggtcattttttgttttgtttttgaattATACTATAGCCATAGGAAGAAGCGCGCCAAACAGATAAAGAAGCTCATGCAGAGGGGGCTCATGGACCCCGAGAAGGCCGACCCATTCTCCCTCTTCGTGGAGACCTCAGACATCACCTACTGCCTGTACAAGGACTCCGAGAGGGTTCTTGGAAACACATTCGGCATGTGCATACTTCAGGTATCGGTTCAGGCTTTTTTTATGGAAGTATCGGTTCAAGCTTGACTTCTGTGTTTTGGTTCTAATGTTTCTATGGTACTTGCATGTCACTGAAACTACTTTGTGTTTGCAATGTAGGACTTTGAGGCGCTAACGCCGAACCTTCTCGCGAGAACCATTGAGACTGTTGAGGGTGGTGGTTTGATCATCCTGCTGCTCCGCTCACTTTCCTCGCTAACCAGTCTCTATACGATGGTCATGGTGAGCTTGATTCTCTGTTGCAAGCCATTCACTTTTACTCACATGTGTGTGATCCCATTTTTGGCAGCAGATGTAGATATTTTTTAGCTACAATAACTACAATTAGTTTTTTTGCGCCCCCTCTTCATCCTGCTCAAGTGCTCAGACATACCAAGTCACATTTGTTCCTGTTCCAACAGGATGTCCATGAAAGGTTCCGGACGGAGTCTCATACTCTGGCAGCCGCAAGGTTCAATGAGAGATTTTTGTTGTCCATAGCATTGTGCAAAGCATGTGTTGTGATGGATGATGAGCTCAACATTTTGCCTGTATCATCTCATATGAAATTTATACAACCCGTTACAAACAAGGAGGTATGATTTTTTTCACTCTTTTTATTTCATATGCCCCTGATATTTTCTTATGAATGTTCCTTGCATTCTAAAATGTGATGAATCTCCTGGCCGTGTCAGTTTACTCATATAATTTGGCTACATGTGTTTAGGATTCTGAGGGGTTGTCtgaaagggagagagagttGAAAGACCTAAAAGATCAATTTCGTGAAGATTTCCCGGTTGGTCCTTTAATTGGGAAATGCTTCACAATGGATCAGGTGCagtttatttttatatatgcTATCCAAATCTTCCCTAGACAAGCACAATCATTCTCAGCCATGTGTTGAAACTTAAAACTGGGTGCAGGGTAAAGCTGTCATCAATTTTCTTGACTCTATTTTGGACAAGTCCTTGAGGAGCACggttgctttgcttgcttctCGTGGACGTGGGAAATCAGCTGCCCTTGGTCTTGCTATTGCTGGAGCCATCGCTGCTGGGTAATGCTTGACTTAACAAAGATAATTTTTTGTTACATATGTTCAGGCTGGCTAATTATTGGTAATGGTATGGCTTTCTAGGTATTCAAATATATTCGTGACAGCTCCAAGTCCAGAGAATCTTAAGACGTTGTTTGATTTTGTGTGCAAGGGATTAAATGCGTTGGAGTACAAGGTGTCTGTTCATTATCTTGATTTGCCGTTTAATAAAAATTTAAACATATAAGGTTGTCAAGATGTAAATATCTCATTTCCCTTTTTCAGGAGCATTTGCATTATGATGTGATGAAAAGTGCAGATCCAGAACTCAGGAAAGCAACAATTCAGATAAATGTTCATAAGCAACATCGCCAAACAATACAGGTAAATACTTGATTACCATTGCATACCACTTCGGTGTCCTTTAGGGGTGCTTAGCTTCATCCAGAAGCTGACTTCACCTCTTCAGCGTCTATACACAAAAGCATTCTTCTTCCAGGAAAATCCTTAAAAATTGCTCTTGCTTTAAGATAAACAATTGCCCTCCAAATTGTGGCAAGTAGTTTGATTATCGACATCTCAGGATTCTGCAGTGCCTAACAAacatagtaaaaaaaaaaatcacatctGATGGTTCATAAATATGTAATATGTTATAGTTGAGTAATCTGCTTTTAAATAACCCATCAACTGAAGGGATTCTGAGGGTTGGAAAACCTTACTCTATCCTTGCAGTTATTACTTACAATTATTATTTATGGAACATTCACTCATGTGATTTTTTGgctggtactccctccgttccggtaTATGGGGCTGTTCTCTGAGAAATCCTAGTTTCAGATTACTGGGCCGATCTCGGTTCAGAGCCATCAAGGCTTGTAAAAACGGCAATGCTTTAATTATGTGAATTAATTACGGGCAGAAGTAGGAACGTTTTGCTGTAACTACGGGAAGAGCTAACCAATCAATCACCTACCTCCCGGTAAAAAAAGGCACGTCCTGCTTTCTCCCCCCAATACAGCGCTGAGATGGTTCCACATGGGAATTATGACGCAATTAATTGTGCAAATAAATCATAGAGGAGAGCTAAACGAGGCCAAGCCTTGGTTAGGGTGCAAACGGAGAACGGCGTGCTATACCGGAGCGGAGGTAGTACTATTTGTTGAGCTGGAATTTGTCAAACATTCATGTATTAATGGCTCTTTAGTATGGCGTATGATCGTACTATGGTAATCACTCGATACTCCCCGTGTGTCAAAATGTAGGTCTTTTTTTGAATCTGTGATAGTAATAAAACCATTAATACACATTAAAACCCGACATCGACAACACTACAATTATATTAATAAATAATCTGTCGTGAAATATACTTTCATAATGTATATTTTAGTTTTATTTAAAAAGACATATTTAATTGAATTTGTTGGCCAAACTGTTCCTTTGAAGGCTATGTGAATATCTTAAACGATTATATTGTGAAACGAAGGTAGTAATATCTGGTTATGTGCAATGGCAAATTCAGTTTTGGTTCATACCTAAGCAAGGGTGGAACCCGAAATGAGCCTCACCTAAGCTGTGGGCTATAGCGCATCCTTCTCCCTTTGTACCTTTGATTTTCTTTCACAATTTGGTTCATAGGCTGAGGGATCTGTACCTGACCCCAGAATTTTTTAGTTTCCTCTTATTTGACAGACTTAATTTGCTCATTGAAAATCACTTTGCTTGGTATCAATGAACCTGGTTCACAAGCTTCTAACGTTTGCAGTATTTGAGACCACAAGATCATGCAAAGCTTTCTCAAGTTGAACTGCTTGTCATCGATGAAGCTGCTGCTATTCCGTTACCTATTGTTAAGTCTTTACTTGGTCCATACCTGGTGTTCCTGTCCTCAACTGTCAATGGGTATGTTTACCTTCAACTAATACTGTAGCATTAGCACCACTATTCATGAGGTTGATCATTCTTGATATTTCAATGTTCAAGGTATGAAGGAACAGGTCGATCCTTATCTCTGAAGCTCCTCCAGCAGTTAGAGTCTCAAAGCCAACCATCTGTTCCGAGTGACAGATCCAGTTCCAGTAAGAGTCATTTTAGTTTAATCTAAAGAAGAGCTGCgtgcattaaaaaaaattaatgcaCTGCCTCCGAAAGAGCCTTCCGCACGTTTATATGCTTTACATTTGTTCTGTGTTTCCCCCCTTGTAGGTAGGCTGTTTAAGAAAATTGAATTGAATGAATCCATTAGATATGCATGTGGTGATCCTATTGAGACCTGGCTTAATGAGTTACTCTGTTTGGATCTTGCAAACTCCATTCCAAATATCAGTAGGTAAGCATCATCGGATTTTTGCATCTTATTGTACTCTTCTATCACATTACGGCATTCTTTTTGGAAATAGATCAAGTTTAACAAACAAGTTTGGTTTTCTTTAGGCTACCTCCCCCAGGTGATTGTGAGCTGTATTATGTCAACCGGGATACACTTTTCTCATATCACAAGGAGAGTGAAGTATTTTTGCAGGTATGGACTAATATCATCTATTTTCTTTATGCTTTTGTATTTGGTTCCGATATGAAAATAGTATGAATAGTATGACTGCATTACATGTCCATAAAATGGATATTATACTGTATCTTTATTTTCAGCGGATGATGGCACTTTATGTGGCTTCACACTACAAAAATTCACCCAATGATTTGCAATTAATGGCTGATGCACCAGCACATCATCTGTTTGTACTGCTTGGTATGTACCAATTGTTTGGTGACCATTGCCTGTTCAAGATTGTAACAATATTAAGCTGTATTGACATGTGTTCCTTATTTATTAGGCCCTGTCGATGAGTCCAAAAACCAGCTCCCCGATATTCTGTGTGTTATCCAGGTTAGGAACTTCATTCCTTTATTTCGAAGTTGTCTTGTGATGATGGGCCATTAGCTGGTTTCTTGAGTGCACAGTTAACAATTTTAACATATTGCATGAGGATAAATTCTAATGTCATGCTGTTTTGTCACAATAATTTGAGATGTTGGAGCTTGCTTTTAAATAGACTTACTTGGAATTGTCAGGTCTGTTTGGAAGGACAAATATCTAAAAAATCAGCTATGAAAAGCCTAAATGAGGGGCATGCACCTTCAGGTGATCAAATACCATGGAAATTTTGTGAGCAGTTTCAAGACAATGTATTTCCTAGTCTCTCAGGAGCTCGTATAGTGCGAATTGCTGTTCATCCAAGTGCCCTGAGGGTAAGGCTTTTTTTGCTTTTATGTTGCACACTATTCTGCTTGTTTTAACATCACTATCCATGTTCTAATTGCCCtctatttttttaatgcaGCTTGGATATGGTTCAGCCGCCGTGAGCCTTCTAACAAGGTCAttattctttctcttctttatgGTCCATCTAGGAATTATTGGTGCCATCTGCCCAAAACTCTAAGCCTCCCTGATTGGCAATTAGTTCGCGTGAATGATCTCCATGGTGGCACTTGTTCACTATGCTCAActgtcagattttttttttctttcagtcTTTTCCTATTTATTAACATATATATTAAATTTGCATTTTAAAGCTACTATCAAGGAAAATTTATACCGTTCGCTGAAGATAAGGAGGATGTTGAAGAGCCCGAAATTAAGATTACTGAAGCTGCAGAGAAGGTTCTTACAAACTACTCTATTTATTCTATTCTTTTTTGGGGGATATCTTATAGCGACATGGATTAAAGTTGAACTATTATAAACTTGGGATAATAAATACACTTCTCTTGCTCCATCCTTAGTTAATATTTCTATAGGCTGGTTTAGATTTAATATGTTAAGTTAAACTCAAATTTCCAGTTTTAtactccgtttcaaaatatcTGTACATTTGGGTTTGTCATAGTCAAATTTTGTCAACTTTGACCGAATTTATAGGCAAAAAAACCACCTATGCAACACCAAACTAGTATAATTAGGACTACTATCAAATATATTTTCGTATTgcatttgtttggtgttttgcACATCCTTCTGTTTGGTGATATAAGAAAGCAATAACAGTAATGATAGTGGACAATGTGCTTATGATTTAATGATCTGTTTGCTTCACATAATCAATATTTAATTTAATAAATACATTTCAGTTACAGCATATTCAAATTTTGCGTGTGCACTTGCAGGCTTCACTGCTAGAAGAGAGCATAAAACCTAGGGCAAATCTTCCACCACTCCTTGTTAATCTTCGTGACCGCCGTCCTGAAAAGCTCCATTACCTTGGTGTTTCTTTTGGGCTGACACAAGAGCTTTTCCGTTTTTGGCGGAAGCACAGCTTCTACCCATTCTATGTGGGACAGATTCCAGTAATTATCTAATCTGATCTGCTACGTCATGAGGTCTTTGTTCTCGCCTTCTTCTGTTCTTTATTGCATTAACTGATTTTCTTTTATGTTTCTAGAGTGCTGTTACTGGTGAGCATACTTGTATGGTCTTGAGCTCCTTAAATTGTGATGACATTGAAGCTAATGTGTCAAACAAGTGTGACTTTTTGGAACCATTTTATCAAGGTATGGCATGGGTTTTGTTTGATGTACTCTTAGATTTCAGTTTGATCAGCTCATTGGTTTTTTAGCTGCGTACAACAGGTCAAATAGATTGGTGTGTGAGCtagtatttctttcttttgttttagagcatgttattttttttgttaagtaGCATACCGTTATTGAACTAGTTAAATTTCAATATGGTATTTTCAGATTTCAGACATAGATTCAGACGGCTTTTGGGAACATCTTTTCGGCATCTGAACTTTAAGCTTGCAATGAGGTATGTCTAACCTTCTggggtgtttttttttttgggcaaAAACGCAAGTTTTCTAATTATGTTTGTTTTTCATATTTCCAGTGTTTTGGCTTCCAAAATAGATTTTTCACATCATGAGCCCTCAGACTATGATACCAATATTACCTCGAAGTTATTGAAAGACGTATTAACCCCACATGACATGAAGCGGCTAGAAGCATATTCCAACAATTTGGTCGACTATCATCTGGTAAGAGTTTTGATGAAACAATATGAAGGATCTCTATTTTTTAATGTACCTGTCACAATATGTTCCTTATCTAGTACCTGTCGACATATTCCTTACTGGTCCTCAGCAACTTAACCAACCTCTGGCAGTTTGCTTGCTCTTCTTACCCACGCTGCAAATTATGGATCCTCATGTGCTTAGTTATTATTACATTTATATGACTGTTGTTATCTAGTTGTCCACAATTTTAGCTTTGTTGGTTTGATCTGAGGTTGTTATCTTCTTTGCGTCCTGTATAGCTTATCTCTGTGTTGCGAAATGTGTATTTTCAAGCAAACATGTAAGTTGATTGACTGATTTCTTTATGCGGTATAAAACTCTGTTAGAAGCCTATATATGGTTATCTGTGCAAGGCGCCTTTCCAAAATTTCAGTGTTTTGGTTTTGTAGATTCTGGATCTTGTCCCTATCCTTGCACATGAGTACTTCTCAGAGAAGCTTCCTGTGACCCTACATGGTGCCCAGGCTTCTGTTTTATTCTGTATGGGTCTGCAGGACAAAGACATAAGTGCTACAAAGGTACTCAACTTTATTCCAAGCAAAGACAGCATATTTGAAATTGTCATCCAAATGGTTGACAATTATTCTTGTGGTTTCTATATTGACAGGAGGAACTTGGGATAGAAAGAGAACAAGTTCTGTCTAATTTCATCAAGACAATGAAGAAGTTATATGGTTACCTTCATAACACCGCAGGAAAAGAAATAGAAGCAACCTTACCGCGACTTAAGGAAGTATGCAAAGAAAGTTGTTCTATTTTGTTATTTGCAATCATTTTATATTGATCAGCATGCAAGCAAGGATAAACACATCAGACGTTGTGCATGGCCTTTCTATCAACTTCATGCTTTGACCTTTTTGTGCTATATTCTGTTGTATTCAGATTGAAATGGCCCCTCTGAGCAGATCAATGGATGAGGACCTTGATGAGGCAGCTGAGGAAGTGAAGGTGAGATTTCGTTGATACAGCGCCACATTGCTAAATTATGATCTAATGGATCTTAACTCTTACAAACATACGATTTTCCCCACTGTGCTGCCTTTGGTAACCTTTGTTGTGGGCCTAACATAGGAAAAGAGAAGAGCTGCAGATGAAGCTACTGTGGATCCGAAGATTCTGCACAAGTATGCAATTGACAATGACGACTTCGAGGTTGAGAAGGCCCTGCAGAATGGGAAGTTGTCTGCAAGCGGAGTTATTAGTGTAAAATCCAGCAAGACAAGTGCTGACAAGAAAGAGAAGCGtaaagaaatggaaaaatcGAAAAGGAAAGGAACAGATAGTGGTAAATCCAAgtcaaagaaaaagaggacCTAAAGTAATCACTTAAAATTGAGATTGTCTGATGGTTTGACCCCAGGTATTTTTGAAACATCAGAAGAACTCCGTTCCCCAGAAAGAACCAGCATAGCAGAAAATGCGAAGACTATTCTTCAAAAAAGAAGGGGTAAAAAGGGAGCAGTCTCTGGAGCAGAGGTTGTTTGTAAGCTCAATTTTATGGGCTATAATTTGTACATCAATCACAATGATACGTTGTGAAAGCTCTCTGGAAATCCTCCAGCAAAAACATTGCTGcaattttgaattattgttTGTTTCATTAATTAGAAATATAGTTTTGCTTTATCCAGACTGCGcaacatttattttgtttgccaAACTTGAGGATTAAGTGATGTACACTTGTGGTTGTTTGAAGGTtctaaaagaagaaaatatagtACTAATTGAAGTTACGTCGGAAGAAATGGGGTTACCGGATGAAAACCTAATCTGAGATGGCAGTTCTGGAGCCGGCAGCTAATCCTTTCGTGCGGACCACCTATTCCTTCTCTGTTCTGGACTTCTCGACGTTAGACCGATCGGCAAGTTTGGGATTTTATCAGACCCCTAAATTTAGAGAGAATTTCATATTTGCCGTTGAGAATTTGTCCGTATGTCCAAATGTCATTGAGAATTTGTCTATTTTTAAATATGGCACTCAAAATTTGCATGGAGTACAAACATGCCACTAACGTTAGTTGAGCAACAGTTGACCGTTAAGTCAATTTCATATTGACCGAAATACCCCTGGATCCATTGGTCAGAAAAAACAATGGATCCATTggtcagaaaaaacaaaacaaaaaggctGTTGTGGTTGTAATTACGGGCTTAATTGCTACATGTAGCCGCATGCAATTTTTGACCTGTTTACGTTTTAATGTTGCTTGGGAAATAACCACCGCATGCGTTGTCACTAATCAGAGCTTTAATCGCTGCATGCAAATCGTTAATGCCAAAGCTTTTATTCGGTCATGCAGTAGATTGCTCCTAATACGACACTTAACCtagaaaatatttaaaatcctaaaatgaCACTTaaattgggaaggagggagtacaacatagggataaaattgttttttcatcTCTTACCTGACGGTCAACCAacggtcaactaacggtagtAGCATATTTGTACTTCATGCAAATTTTGGGTGGCATATTTAGACATGCGAATTCTTAGTGGCATTTGGACATACGGACAAATTCCATGGCAAATATGAAATTCTCTCTAAATTTACAGTCCTGGTTAACACGGAAAAGATCATTACTAACCTTGTCCGGCAGTCCGGGAGGTACTCGTTGTTCTTGTTGTGGTGAAGCATGTAGGACGGTCCTTGGTATGACCCCGGCAGGCTGATCATCGATCATTAAGATTTGCTTTGCACATAATTATCATTTATAATCCGGATTTATTTGGTTTTTCAGGTTAGGCAGAGAAGCTCGTAGCCGCATGCTTAACATACCGCACAAGCATGCATAGCTGACGAGTGTGGGACTCCTGCACCCACGCACACTGGCGTAACCGtgtaagctagctagccaacGCTAGTTTTGACCATATCAATCTATCGCAAGAGTTGCAGTTGGTCGGTCGGAGATTAGCAAGGTCATTACTCACTGGCTAGCAAGTCAAGGACGAACTACGGTCATTTTAAGCTTATCTATACACAATAAAAAAGTCGTTCTCATCTTGAAGAGTCTGCGGAGGATCGATGGTGCCCATGCATATTCCATTCCAtagctccctccctccctccttcgTTCAAACCCCGTGGGAATATATATGGGACCGAATATTAAGCGCAAACTAATCAAACCTATACACGGCGGAACAGCGATAGAAGCAACCTCGCACGTCACAGCAACGAGTAACGACCTAGCACGCACTTGTCCTCGCCCACCACGCATGCGCCTGCGCTAGCTACCACATGATACGAGTAGTACATATATAATCCCTCCTCCTCACAAGGCAGCTGAGAAAGAGACCAGACCAAAACCTTAGCACGTTTTCGCCAGTTGATAATTCAGCAAAGACGCGCGCGCGCAGCAGTctttgatcgatcgatgtcGGTAGGCAAGAACAAGTCGCCGTCTTCGCCGTCGCGGAAGGCCGAGGAGGAATTACTCGAGGGACGAGACAGCGGCGGGGGCGAAGGCGAAGGCGCCGTGGTGC
The Brachypodium distachyon strain Bd21 chromosome 2, Brachypodium_distachyon_v3.0, whole genome shotgun sequence genome window above contains:
- the LOC100834315 gene encoding RNA cytidine acetyltransferase 1 — its product is MRKKVDERIRTLIENGVRQRQRSMFIIVGDKSRDQIVNLNYMLSKSRVKSRPSVLWCYRNKLEISSHRKKRAKQIKKLMQRGLMDPEKADPFSLFVETSDITYCLYKDSERVLGNTFGMCILQDFEALTPNLLARTIETVEGGGLIILLLRSLSSLTSLYTMVMDVHERFRTESHTLAAARFNERFLLSIALCKACVVMDDELNILPVSSHMKFIQPVTNKEDSEGLSERERELKDLKDQFREDFPVGPLIGKCFTMDQGKAVINFLDSILDKSLRSTVALLASRGRGKSAALGLAIAGAIAAGYSNIFVTAPSPENLKTLFDFVCKGLNALEYKEHLHYDVMKSADPELRKATIQINVHKQHRQTIQYLRPQDHAKLSQVELLVIDEAAAIPLPIVKSLLGPYLVFLSSTVNGYEGTGRSLSLKLLQQLESQSQPSVPSDRSSSSRLFKKIELNESIRYACGDPIETWLNELLCLDLANSIPNISRLPPPGDCELYYVNRDTLFSYHKESEVFLQRMMALYVASHYKNSPNDLQLMADAPAHHLFVLLGPVDESKNQLPDILCVIQVCLEGQISKKSAMKSLNEGHAPSGDQIPWKFCEQFQDNVFPSLSGARIVRIAVHPSALRLGYGSAAVSLLTSYYQGKFIPFAEDKEDVEEPEIKITEAAEKASLLEESIKPRANLPPLLVNLRDRRPEKLHYLGVSFGLTQELFRFWRKHSFYPFYVGQIPSAVTGEHTCMVLSSLNCDDIEANVSNKCDFLEPFYQDFRHRFRRLLGTSFRHLNFKLAMSVLASKIDFSHHEPSDYDTNITSKLLKDVLTPHDMKRLEAYSNNLVDYHLILDLVPILAHEYFSEKLPVTLHGAQASVLFCMGLQDKDISATKEELGIEREQVLSNFIKTMKKLYGYLHNTAGKEIEATLPRLKEIEMAPLSRSMDEDLDEAAEEVKEKRRAADEATVDPKILHKYAIDNDDFEVEKALQNGKLSASGVISVKSSKTSADKKEKRKEMEKSKRKGTDSGKSKSKKKRT